The DNA region AAGCGGTCGCTCATGTTTGCGATCAGCGGGTCGGTGATCGCGTCGAAGATACGGCTGAGCGCGGTGATCAGGCCGAGTATCGTCAGGAATCCGAATATGACGAGACCGGGGGTGATGTACTGCGTCGCGCCGCCTTCGATGTCGACCTGCGCCGGCAGGTAGAAGGTGACGAGCCAGGTGTTGATGATGCCGCTGAGCATCGACCAGCCGAGCTGGCCGATCGCGAAGATGATCATCTTCTTTTTGGTCAGTCTTTTCATAGCGTGTTGAAGCGTTACCGTCCGGAGTAACTCTTCCCTCCCGTATTTGTATTTTGGAAAAACGTATTTTCACCGCCCGGACGAGCGGCAAAGCCCTGATGAGCGCCGTTACGGCACGAGGTTATAGAGTATCATGTCTATCAGCGCGGCGACCTCGTATTCGGGGTGCGCGTTTTCGTCCTGCCGCAGCAGCGTGTCGGCGGAGAGCGCCTTGCAGAGATTCAGCAGCGCGTGGCAGGAGGCGTAGTAGAAGACGCCAGGCTTCTCGATTTCGCGCACGGTGCCGTCGGCGAGCCCGCGCTCGTAGGCGCGCTGAAAGCGGTGGTAATAGAGAAATATGATGTCCTCGTATTCCTCCTTGCTCTCCGCGTCGCGCAGGAAGTAGGAGTCGAGCTCGCGGATGAAGCGAAAGTAGCGGCGGTCGTCCTCGAATACGCGCAGGAACGCGCGGTAAAACTCCGCGAGCGCGGAGAAGCCGTCCCTGCAGGCGTCGAGGTCGAAGTAGCGTCTCAATACGCCGAGCGCGAGGTGCGAAGCGGCCTGTACCGCGAGGTTCTGCTTCGTGCCGAAGCGGCGGTAGATCGTCGCCTCGCCGTATCCGGCGCGCGCGGCGACGTCCTTTATCGAGGTCGCTTCGATGGTGTTTTCGAGGAAAAGGTCCGCGGCCGCGGCGACTATCGCCGTCAGCTCGCTCCGGTTGAGTTTGTTCATTCTGCACCTCCGCGGGAACAGGAAAAACGGGGAAATGTAAGTATTGATAGTCTGACTATCAATAATATACAATATTTTTACCCGTTTGTCAACGGTTTTTTCACATTTTCTTCACAATTCGGGAGATAAAAAGGGCAGCCCCGCCGATTTGGGCGTGCAGATAAGGCCTTATCTGCACGCCCTTTGACGGGGCTGCGCGGTTTTTGCCGTATTTGCGGAATTCGCTTTCCTTATGCGGACGGATGCGAAAGGCGCGGGGCCTCTCGCTTCGCCGGGGACGACGGACGGGAGGTTATCCCAGACTGCTTTCGTCGGCGAGCTTCGCGGCGACGCGGAGGATCGCGAGCGCGTCGTTGACCGCGATATGTCCGTCTCCGTCGATATCGCCTATCTGTAACGCTTCGGGCGTTTCCGCAACGAGTTTAGCGGCGATGCGGAGCGCGGCGAGCGCGTCCGCGACGGATATGGAGCCGTCCTTGTCGAAGTCGCCCTTTTTGACGGAGGGCGACGCGCCGCCGTTGAAGTATACCTCGACCGCGTCGACGTCGAGCACGAACTGATCGGTGCAGTTAAAGTGGCGGATCATAACGCGGATCGTCTTGCCCGCGAAAGCGCTGATGTCGGCGGTGTACTGCGCGTACGTCCGACCGTAGTTTATCACCGTTTCGGGAATGACCTGTGTTTCGGTACCGTCGGGAGCGGAGCTTTCGCTGACGTAGACGGCGAAGTGCTCACGGTAGTCGCTGGTATCCTGACCGCACGCCCAGAGCGAGAGGGTGACCAAACCGTCGGCGGGTATGGTGACCGCGGGAGAGACAGCCCAGTTGTCGGGAGTCAGCGGGCCGACTTGGTTAACGTAGGATTCGGAGATCAGTATGCCCGTACCCTCGTAGACGTCGAATTTGTCGGTCGTGCTCATGTTCCACTTCCAATTATAGCCGTCGCCGTCGGAATCGATGAAGGTCCAGCCCTCGGCGGCGGGATCCTGCTCGAAGTAGAAACCCTTTAATACGTCACCCTTGCCGGGGAGAACGGTGACGGCGCAGCCGGCGGCGAAGCCGCCCTGCGCGGTGGTCGCGGTTATGGTCGCGTAGCCCTCGCCGACGGCGTGGATAACGCCGTCCTGCGTGACTGTGGCGACGCTTTCATCGGTGGATTCCCAGACGACGTTGCGGTTCGTCGCGAAGAGCGGGAGGACGGTCGCGTACGCGACGAAGTAATCGTCGACTGTGAGTTCAACTGCGGGGGGCGTAACGATAATGCCGGCGGCGTTGGCCGACGTGAAGGGGCTGGCGGGCTCCGCCGACGGAACTATGAACATACCGACCAGCTCGGCTCCGCCGCTGCAGGCGCGTCCGACGAGGGCCGCCTCGCCGGTGTCCTTCGCTATGCGGTAAATGCCGTCGGTATCCTCGGCGCAATGCGCCCAGTAGAAGCAGTGGCTGTCGAAGTCATAAGCGATATCCTGCGCGTATTCGGCGTCGATGTTGTTGTTGCGTATCGAACGCGCAGAGGCGGTATCGAGGTCGATGCTGTAGAACGTGCCGTAGGTGTCTACGCCGTAGCCGACGCCGTTCTCGTCCGCGGCGATGGCGATCAGATTCGAGGGGAGCGAGCCGATCGCGTCATATTCGAGCGTAATCGGATCTATTCTGACGAGCGTCTTGTAACCGTCTGCGGAGAACAGGGCGAAGAGCTTGTTGCGCGTGTAGTCGTAGGTCATTGAGAGCGGCTTATAATTTGAGTCAAAGCAATTGAAGACGTAGGTGGCGTTGCTCATATCGCTGAGCGGCGCGACGAAGAAGTTGCCTTCCTTTTCGATAACGAATACGTAGCCGTACGCGTAGGCCGTGGCATAAGCGGAGGGCGCATCGGCGTATACGCTGAAAGATGAGGGGTTTACGGAGTTGAACGTAGCCCACTTGCCGTCGTTATTACTATCCGCGTTATCATAAGCGATGATCGCGTGGATATCGACGCTTGCCGGCTGGATTTTGACGACCTTGGGCTCCGAGTTGTCTTTGTTGAGTACGGAGCCGTTGGAGACTTTCGAGTTCTCGGGGGCGGTCACGGAGCAGGCGTTGAAGGAAATGCCGCCCTTCCAGCCGTTTATGACCTTGCCGTTTTCGCACTGGGCCTCGACGCTCGATGCCGTGAAAACGAGGGAGTTCGAGCCGGTAGAGACCAGGCCGCCGGTCGCTCCTTGCGCGTAGACGCTGGCGTTGTCGAAGGTGACGGTCCTGCCGCTGCCGGAGCAGAGCAGAGCGTTGCCCTGCAGCGACATAAGCGAGAGCTTGCCGCCGCGGGAGGTTATCACGGTGTCGCCCGTAACGGCGAGTCCGGCGTAGGCGCCCATAGACATCAGCGTTGCGTTGGCGGTGACGATTATCTTCAGGCCGCCGATCTCGCTGTAGACGACGTGCTGGCTGTGGGACGCGCTGCCTATTATGAAGAACTCAT from Clostridia bacterium includes:
- a CDS encoding TetR/AcrR family transcriptional regulator; this translates as MNKLNRSELTAIVAAAADLFLENTIEATSIKDVAARAGYGEATIYRRFGTKQNLAVQAASHLALGVLRRYFDLDACRDGFSALAEFYRAFLRVFEDDRRYFRFIRELDSYFLRDAESKEEYEDIIFLYYHRFQRAYERGLADGTVREIEKPGVFYYASCHALLNLCKALSADTLLRQDENAHPEYEVAALIDMILYNLVP
- a CDS encoding choice-of-anchor J domain-containing protein, which encodes MKKRLLSVLLAFALLLGLLPLTAITAAAASDLDTALNVSGGNLHFISSNTDNNVPWIVQNDGGRTFAMSGNAGQSGSYSSISMSVAPTKDTSVFFDYKAWGEGQSTAWDACEFYIDSELVFQFGALDNDWTQFIALLPAGAHTLMWVYNKDDTDDPEGDYFAIDNVRVGIDSYPLYIKGQQVNSVNCFDPAGDGKFSYDPIANEFFIIGSASHSQHVVYSEIGGLKIIVTANATLMSMGAYAGLAVTGDTVITSRGGKLSLMSLQGNALLCSGSGRTVTFDNASVYAQGATGGLVSTGSNSLVFTASSVEAQCENGKVINGWKGGISFNACSVTAPENSKVSNGSVLNKDNSEPKVVKIQPASVDIHAIIAYDNADSNNDGKWATFNSVNPSSFSVYADAPSAYATAYAYGYVFVIEKEGNFFVAPLSDMSNATYVFNCFDSNYKPLSMTYDYTRNKLFALFSADGYKTLVRIDPITLEYDAIGSLPSNLIAIAADENGVGYGVDTYGTFYSIDLDTASARSIRNNNIDAEYAQDIAYDFDSHCFYWAHCAEDTDGIYRIAKDTGEAALVGRACSGGAELVGMFIVPSAEPASPFTSANAAGIIVTPPAVELTVDDYFVAYATVLPLFATNRNVVWESTDESVATVTQDGVIHAVGEGYATITATTAQGGFAAGCAVTVLPGKGDVLKGFYFEQDPAAEGWTFIDSDGDGYNWKWNMSTTDKFDVYEGTGILISESYVNQVGPLTPDNWAVSPAVTIPADGLVTLSLWACGQDTSDYREHFAVYVSESSAPDGTETQVIPETVINYGRTYAQYTADISAFAGKTIRVMIRHFNCTDQFVLDVDAVEVYFNGGASPSVKKGDFDKDGSISVADALAALRIAAKLVAETPEALQIGDIDGDGHIAVNDALAILRVAAKLADESSLG